The following are from one region of the Chiloscyllium punctatum isolate Juve2018m chromosome 46, sChiPun1.3, whole genome shotgun sequence genome:
- the fdx2 gene encoding ferredoxin-2, mitochondrial: MAAASARCGLGLGLRLCLALGLRLPHGGHHNLRGILQQRALHTGPTVYQSDDTHSKAENSDVVNITFIDRLGNRIPVKGKVGDNVLYLAHENGIDLEGACEASLACSTCHVYVNEEHFDKLPEAVEREEDMLDMAPVLQLNSRLGCQIILTKELEGMELTLPKITRNFYVDGHVPKPH, from the exons ATGGCGGCGGCCAGTGCTCGCTGCGGCCTGGGCTTAGGCCTCAGGCTGTGCCTGGCCTTGGGGCTCCGGCTCCCTCACGGCGGGCACCACAATCTCCGGGGGATACTCCAGCAGCGGGCCCTGCACACAGGCccca CTGTCTATCAATCTGATGACACCCACTCGAAAGCTGAGAATTCGGATGT TGTAAACATAACCTTCATTGATCGGTTGGGAAACCGGATTCCTGTGAAGGGGAAGGTGGGTGATAATGTCCTGTACTTGGCTCATGAGAACGGTATCGATCTGGAGG gtgcatgtgaAGCTTCCTTGGCCTGTTCCACCTGCCATGTGTATGTGAATGAAGAGCATTTCGATAAACTGCCTGAAGCAGTTGAAAG GGAGGAAGATATGTTGGACATGGCCCCTGTTCTACAGCTGAACTCCCGTCTCGGATGCCAGATCATCCTCACCAAAGAATTAGAGGGGATGGAGCTAACCCTGCCTAAAATCACAAGGAACTTCTATGTGGATGGACATGTGCCAAAACCCCATTGA